Within the Oreochromis niloticus isolate F11D_XX linkage group LG14, O_niloticus_UMD_NMBU, whole genome shotgun sequence genome, the region CTCATCAGAAAGCCACCCACTGTCCTCCAGTGTGCGAAAAGAAGAGTCATACAATTTGTATGGCCCAACGACTGCCTCCACACGCCCGGTGTCTTTTGCAGCCCAAAGCCACttcactaaaaaacaaaatatgataAGTTTCTTTATTAATAACAGTTGCCATTTGAAAATCACGGTCAATGGCCAACGGGCCACAAACAGACAAGGGCCAACGGGCCACAAGCAGACAAGGGCCAATGGGCCAACAAAATAACCATGCCAGAGGGGAGCTGCTTTATGTAAATCAGAAATTAGCCAAAATTGGACCAACAGGTCAAAATTAGcaagaggggagaaaaaaaaaaaaccattctATCCATTCGACTAGCCAAACTGGCAACAACTGACCAACCGGTCAGAATGAGATTTTTAGCTATGCCACCTTTTTCTTGCGTGCTGGGTTTCTGGGGGGTCACTGGTACAAGCTCTTCTGGTGCTTGGACTGATTTTACCTGAGCTATTTTTGGTGCAAACTGTATGACAGAGGGTCTGCTATTTTGCAGCTGTTCATGATGATGCTGAGGACTGCAAGGCTGCATCTCAGAAGATGGGCTACTCTCAGGGCCGGCCCGTGGCATAGGCCGTATAGGCAAATGCTAAGGGCGCCGTCCATCAGGGGGCGCCATGCCAGTGCcacaaatgttgaaaaaaaaaaaaaaaagttggtacTATTATttctaaatacaaaaaataatcccacgttaattaaaatgcaaagtaaAGCTTATTTAATAGAAATATTATTTGTTACAACATTACGCCCCCCGCCCCCCGCACGGTGCGCCCCTCCCTTCCCGTATCATGGTTCCTTTTGGACGTCACCACATCAAAAAATCAACACAAGATGTCAAAACGGCCAAAACTGTCAGGTGCCcagggaagaaaaaagagaaaagaagaggaggagaaacgagaaaaagacagaggtaGGTAACGTTAGCCTACATGAAATTATTTGTCTGAATGTGATAGTAACCTAAATTTTTAGCATTAAGCTAATGTTACATGATTCGCTAATTGCTAATCAATAAATAGCTAGTTAACTGTTTTAACGTCAGTTAATATTGTGGAGGGGGCTAAATTGTTAtggaaaataataatgtaaCGTTAGGTAATTACAGTACTCCCACCTTTCCCACCATTCCTCATTTGTATTCATCTTTTAagcaggtgttttttgtttacattgttattGCCTTCTGGTTAGCTAACGTTTACCCTGCAGGTAATAGTCACTTTTCCACCCCTGTATATATTATAGTTGTAAGCCTAGTTGTTAAAGTGCACATCATTAATGTTAATTAAGCAATATCACATGAGAGGGaatgctgttttttaatatgagcACTGCTGTGATTCGGTCAAAGATAATCATAACATAACATTCTCATATGATATTATACTGTTACTTCGCATTCTGCTATTCAGCATTTCactgtaatgatgacaataaattgaatctaatctaatttgcatatcagttaACATCATACATATATCTCTTTGGTTTGTCATTTATATtatatcatttcattttattcctggaatcatatgtttttattattagactTTAATACTCAGTGGTGTCACATACTCCTCTCTTCAGATGCACTGTTGAAGTTTCTAAATCCCACCCCTGGGCCATCTACCACATCTACCGCTGCTGCCTCCACTTCAGCAGCACAACCCACCAGTGatgcagcatcagcagcacaaCCCAGCCATGATGCAGCAGCATCAAGCGGTCTTCCTGTTGCCTCCACCTCAGCAGCACAACCCACCAGTTTTGCAGCAGCATCAAGCGGTGTTCCTGTTGCCTCCACCTCAGCAGCACAACCCAGCAGTGATGCAGCAGCATCAAGCGGTCTTCCTGCTGCACCAATAGACCCTGCTGACTGGCCTTCTGCTTTAACTGAAAAGGTACGAACAGAGTTAGTTCACAGAGGTCCATTTGTAATTGATAGTGACTTCACATTCCCGAAACAGAAAGACGGGCGAAGGTGTCAGCATGATTATTTTAACAGACTCTTAATCAATGGGGAAAAGGTGAGAAGAACCTGGCTTATGTATTCGAAAAAAGAGGATAGCTTGCACTGCTTCTGCTGTAAAATGTTTTCCAAGAGAGATTACAAACTGAGTAGGGAAGGTCTGAAGGACTGGAAAAATGCAAGCCACTTGCTCAAGGTCCATGAGGATAGCCAGGAGCATAATGCTCACATGGCAACATGGAAGGACTTGGAGGTCCGTTTTGCGAAAGGACTCACAATAGATAAACAAGAGATGGCACTTGCTGAGGCTGAGAGAAAAAGGTGGCGTGAAGTTCTACATCGTTTGGTGGCAATAATTCAGTCCTTAGCTGAAAGAAACATGGCTTTCAGGGAGTCCACAGACACATTAAATAAACCAGACAATGGCAATTTTCTGAAAGAAGTGGAGCTTATGGCCAAATTTGATCCAGTGATGAAGCAGCATGTCAGTAGAGTAGAAAGTGGAGCTGGCAGTCACATACATTATCTGGGAAAAACAATCCAAAATGAACTGATTGACACCATCAGTTCAAGAATAATAAAACGCATTGTGGAAGATATCAAAACATCAAAGTATTTCTCCATCATTTTAGATTGCACACCTGATCTGAGTCATAAGGAACAGCTCTCTGTCATAGTCAGGATAGTGTCACAAGAAGACATACCACAAGTTAAAGAGCATTTCCTGGGCTTTCTTGTTGCAGAGGAATCAACAGGAGATCATTTGTCAACTCTCATCCTAAAACGGATAGAggagcttaacattccttttgAAGACTGCAGAGGACAGTCCTATGACAATGGGGCCAACatgaagggaaaaaataaaGGTGTTCAGGCAAGGTTGCTTCAGCTAAACTCAAGAGCTTTTTTGGTCCCATGTGGTGCCCACACTTTAAATCTGGTAGTAGCTGATGCTGCAAAAAGCTCACCAGATGCCCTTGGCTACTTTGGGCATTTAGCAAAATTATTCAAGCTCTTCTCAGCCTCCACCCATAGGTGGGGTGTTCTCCTGAAACATGTGAAAACCACCTTGAAATCATGGGCTGAGACCAGATGGGAAAGCAGGATAAAAAGCATTGAGGCAGTCAGATATCAGGCTCGGCAAGTCAGAGAGGCTCTTCTGGAGGTGAGGGAAACAGCTAAAGACCCTGTGGTCAGAGTTGAAGCCCAGTCTTTGGCTGAGGAGATTGGATCCTATCGTTTTTGCATTTGTACAGCCATCTGGTATGACATTCTCAGCAAGATCCAGTATGTGAGTAAACTCATGCAGTCGCCCTCCATGCAGCTAGATGTGGCTGTCGACTTGCTGAAGAAAACCAAAGATTCCCTCACCAGCTACAGAAACACTGGATTTTCTGATGCACAGACAACGGCAAAGGAGATGTGTGAAGAAATGAATGTGGAGGCTGAACTCAAACAAAAGCGATTGAGAACCACCAAAAGGCACTTCGGTTATGAGTCTCCAGATGAGCCCATACAAGATGCACTTAAAAAAATGGAAACCACATTTTTTAATGTGGTAGTGGATACAGCCATCTCTTCACTTGATGAGAGATTTCAGAACCTTGGAGAGGTGAATGACAAGTTTGGAGTACTCCTCAATTTCCACAACTTACAAAAAGAAGAGCTGCTACAGCAGTGCCAAACACTGAGTACTactctgacacatgacagccagCTGGACATTAATGGCACAGAACTTGCAATGGAAATGCAGAATTTCCCACCATTGCCATCAAAGAACATGACAAACATGGAACTCTTGACCTTCCTGCATGAGAAGAAGGTGGCAGAAATTTACCCCAACATGTGGGTTGCTCTGAGAATCTTTGCCACTCTTCCTGTTACAGTGGCTGCTGCTGAAAGAAGCTTCTCTAAGCTCAAACTCATTAAAACCTACCTGAGATCTACTATGATGCAAGAACGTCTCAGTGGACTTTCCATCATAAGCATAAATCATGTGGTCTCAAATCAGTTGTCATATGATGATGTTGTAGATGACTTTGCTGCAAGAAAGACTAGGAGAGTAAGGCTGTAGCAGGTGATGTGAGGTTGATGAGGGGGTGGTGTACAGTAATTTGTAAGTCATTCTAGTTAATGCGGTATTAAAAAGCACAACTAGAGAACTCTTTAGGATCcccttttttgtaatatagTTGTTAAAGTCATACTGGTTTATTTAATATCTTGTTTTGTGCAGTGCcttatttatattgtatttttaatttattttatccaaCTTGTTGACacgttttattgtgtttatgtatgtaaaatttattgtatttcatatattcattttttatttttgtattcatttatttattcatatattttttatctTGTTAATTATTCTGATTGTGAATTTGCTttctttaagtaaaaaaaaaaggtcaaagacaAAGCTATTCGGTTTCTTGTGAGTACATACACTACACTGCCGATGTAGGGGGGCGCCACCTAAAATCTTGCCTAGGGCGCCAGATTGGTTAGGGCCGGGCCtgctcacagcccattgttccttcagtgggctggtttcagtcattatgcaaatgtactgtttataaggtttggggaaacctgcagtcagctgagactgaagaagtcacttggatgagtgacgaaacgtttctcccacaaaacgctacgtccagatgaacagattcaacttttggagatgttCATCTTAAGTTAAGATGAACATATTTTATTCTCTTACCGGGTTGTAAAAAGGTGACTGCTGATAAGAAGCCATATCCCTGAACGGAAACACGGAAGATTGTTGAACTGTAAAATATATGCTCTGAATTTTGCGAGTTAGCCCACCCTTAGGTTTCGTTTTTCCTACAATAGGCGGTATTTAAAGTTATTTTGCAAGATGCCGCTCCACCCAGAGTCCCCCACCACCCTGCCACTCTCCTCTATGTGCAGCAaccagcaggcgcacctcgtaAATGGAGGGCGCCCTTTTTCCGCAAATGGGTGCGCACGTTATACCTATTTCGTGCCCTTGAAATAGTATTTCGTGGGCACAAATAAGTATTTCGTGGGCACGTTATACCCATTTCGTGCCCACGAAGTAGTATTTTGTggccacaatttatttattttttggaccatgtcatcagaggggctccccagatagcaagacgacattgaatctatgttgatttttcatccgaaccgtcgtatatggtcggggttgaaatgccaatgttgtaacaacattgaaatactgtggtaaaccgacggtcttactatagagacgttgtaatgatgttgattcaccgttgtttttttgtcattgatatttgatctttttatagtcgaccaggtgacaacaacaacgtcgagaaaacgtctatttatagttgacgatcattcggctccggtcaccatcaaaaaccatcgatttgtagttgagcattaaattgcactgcaactgagcaggtataaagtaccagagaaagtagatttattgttcatttgttatcaatgacttggtctagttcaccagctttaaaaaatcgtgtctatgtgcaatttatgtatagttgaccgggaaattaaagcagcgatcacttggactattccgcagcacccctctcacattggtacatgcccccaggtattcattgtcttctacagtagagcgggacatttgatttactctcagcggaattgaccggagaaggcatcagttcatgcactgcactggcctgcaccacgattagtataaggtaagaatgaatgattttttttttcctactcgttatttccatgtttgcatttgaataacagtaaaaaactcgttaatgttgtacattaacgagttttttactgttatttacgagcccgaaattgtgtctacttcttacaatccggcaacaaataaattgcactgcgaacaaagtatatcaacaaagaaaacattttcgtttcataatttcttcgttatattcccttacaaagctagctttaacgcttcgaggtttcctttgttcttgccgtcgcctcggcggcgcttgacccagactttcgctctgtagttgcttagtactacaaaaaattctaaatctgtgatctatgattgataaacgtaaagttaactgtataaacgtgttcaatgactttgttacttttgatgattggagagcactcgcttcaattcgcacacgaaaactttagactcagtttgaatgcccacgcagcatgcccacgtgactgtacgttgcgCGGTCAcctaactttacgttgcacgcgtacatgactttccgtttgtgccttgaataataaataagggtacgtccacacgtaccagcgtatttttgaaaccgctgatttttctatgcgtttgcaccttttgtccacacgtaatgtatgtctggccgtacattgtgtttgtatttccaggcacatttcacgaagcagaacgcagtcttcagagatatccacgtgaacgctgtgatacgtctgaccttcagtccgaagaagaaacccagaccagtcttaagcacaagtaaaacctttttattcacaaacatatctttgattgttaagaatttatgatcttgtcttttatacatatctgtggtgcttgcatactgcaatatcaccacataatatagtccaaaaagtggaagtttgtaaacttttaaaaaatgcaaagccgtgtacacttgtgcacttcaaaaattcattgtatactgtaccttcttgcacgtctctgtttcctgtgtgtgttgttagaaatcaaactaactttaggaaacaatatgccaaaagcatatttacaattacttaagaccgtttttaatttcttttctttagaccaaatcccctgtacacatatacggagtcagaggatgagcagcctacaaaaaaacggtttccccaggcccctcgagtgaaaataccaggtaataaaatactgtctagtgtctgtgtacatatctgtgtctgacacgaggaaacttttttgacaagttgtctgtattcttaaatacttaaaaaattatctttttctaaacagccctcatcactccagtctgccccccagcccactgatagcaaccatcataatgccacacccagcttccggcacctttcgccactccggcacaaaccgacacagcttt harbors:
- the LOC109205063 gene encoding endochitinase A-like isoform X3, with product MSKRPKLSGAQGRKKRKEEEEKREKDRDALLKFLNPTPGPSTTSTAAASTSAAQPTSDAASAAQPSHDAAASSGLPVASTSAAQPTSFAAASSGVPVASTSAAQPSSDAAASSGLPAAPIDPADWPSALTEKRNQQEIICQLSS
- the LOC109205063 gene encoding uncharacterized protein LOC109205063 isoform X2, coding for MKGKNKGVQARLLQLNSRAFLVPCGAHTLNLVVADAAKSSPDALGYFGHLAKLFKLFSASTHRWGVLLKHVKTTLKSWAETRWESRIKSIEAVRYQARQVREALLEVRETAKDPVVRVEAQSLAEEIGSYRFCICTAIWYDILSKIQYVSKLMQSPSMQLDVAVDLLKKTKDSLTSYRNTGFSDAQTTAKEMCEEMNVEAELKQKRLRTTKRHFGYESPDEPIQDALKKMETTFFNVVVDTAISSLDERFQNLGEVNDKFGVLLNFHNLQKEELLQQCQTLSTTLTHDSQLDINGTELAMEMQNFPPLPSKNMTNMELLTFLHEKKVAEIYPNMWVALRIFATLPVTVAAAERSFSKLKLIKTYLRSTMMQERLSGLSIISINHVVSNQLSYDDVVDDFAARKTRRVRL
- the LOC109205063 gene encoding zinc finger MYM-type protein 1-like isoform X1, giving the protein MSKRPKLSGAQGRKKRKEEEEKREKDRDALLKFLNPTPGPSTTSTAAASTSAAQPTSDAASAAQPSHDAAASSGLPVASTSAAQPTSFAAASSGVPVASTSAAQPSSDAAASSGLPAAPIDPADWPSALTEKVRTELVHRGPFVIDSDFTFPKQKDGRRCQHDYFNRLLINGEKVRRTWLMYSKKEDSLHCFCCKMFSKRDYKLSREGLKDWKNASHLLKVHEDSQEHNAHMATWKDLEVRFAKGLTIDKQEMALAEAERKRWREVLHRLVAIIQSLAERNMAFRESTDTLNKPDNGNFLKEVELMAKFDPVMKQHVSRVESGAGSHIHYLGKTIQNELIDTISSRIIKRIVEDIKTSKYFSIILDCTPDLSHKEQLSVIVRIVSQEDIPQVKEHFLGFLVAEESTGDHLSTLILKRIEELNIPFEDCRGQSYDNGANMKGKNKGVQARLLQLNSRAFLVPCGAHTLNLVVADAAKSSPDALGYFGHLAKLFKLFSASTHRWGVLLKHVKTTLKSWAETRWESRIKSIEAVRYQARQVREALLEVRETAKDPVVRVEAQSLAEEIGSYRFCICTAIWYDILSKIQYVSKLMQSPSMQLDVAVDLLKKTKDSLTSYRNTGFSDAQTTAKEMCEEMNVEAELKQKRLRTTKRHFGYESPDEPIQDALKKMETTFFNVVVDTAISSLDERFQNLGEVNDKFGVLLNFHNLQKEELLQQCQTLSTTLTHDSQLDINGTELAMEMQNFPPLPSKNMTNMELLTFLHEKKVAEIYPNMWVALRIFATLPVTVAAAERSFSKLKLIKTYLRSTMMQERLSGLSIISINHVVSNQLSYDDVVDDFAARKTRRVRL